In Nitrospirota bacterium, a single genomic region encodes these proteins:
- a CDS encoding HAMP domain-containing protein produces MIFRKSITAKFITAVFLVLLAVQSAGTIAFVLYIRSSFLEEINLRMNRAASIMAGVSMAPLLSYDFAMIDTYLDEVAKDEEITSIHIIDSQGKVAREKIKTNDTHISSLNPFHFKKAMMISVPVNSGATKLGEVAIHFTGKSINDNINKSMIIIMAYQGIALVLLGFVMIYFFNRNIKRPVQTINSVVEKITNGDLTATIPDLGENEIGSIAKGVGVLARRLTQMIAKINETAANVGMAIKQVDHTYRIASEGISSQAAAVKNGIRSIHLANKSQREVSESIEKLLNFSTENATSLLEMKATAEEMSSQTQRLFRSTEDSYSVVLEMSQTSKSISANSGQALSAVEDTSASVEEVGASVREVEEHAIDSSKIADKVKEITSGDGMMSVVNAIEGMESISVQVQKSAEIIQRLGARSVDIEKVLSVIRDVTEQTNLLSLNAAILAAQAGEYGKSFSVVADEIRALSERTASSTREIGGIVKTIQKDIKDAVYAVDDAKLKVDDGNTLVVKVGEALREILNASIQSSDMTKAIERATGEQSLGLSQITNAVDDIRKVIVSVTKSTKEQENALSYLLEGVGDVKEVAELSKRGASEQAEGTRIISRNIELANERINQINNNELNQKKVNAEVITSMENISSIGVVTMQNMEDVSNSLKTLFREIEALKNEMETFKVS; encoded by the coding sequence ATGATTTTTAGAAAATCCATAACAGCGAAGTTTATCACTGCGGTGTTTCTCGTCCTGCTGGCCGTCCAGTCTGCCGGAACCATAGCGTTCGTTCTCTATATCCGTTCATCCTTTCTGGAAGAGATCAACCTGCGCATGAACCGGGCAGCTTCGATCATGGCAGGCGTGAGCATGGCGCCGCTCCTGAGCTATGATTTTGCCATGATCGATACCTATCTGGATGAAGTGGCAAAAGATGAAGAGATCACCTCCATCCATATTATTGACAGCCAGGGCAAAGTGGCCAGAGAGAAGATCAAGACCAACGATACCCACATCAGTTCGCTGAACCCCTTCCATTTCAAAAAGGCCATGATGATCAGCGTGCCGGTTAATTCCGGCGCCACCAAACTCGGGGAGGTCGCGATCCACTTCACAGGCAAGAGCATTAACGACAATATCAATAAAAGCATGATCATTATCATGGCCTATCAGGGTATTGCACTGGTGCTGCTTGGATTCGTTATGATCTATTTCTTTAACAGGAATATCAAGAGGCCTGTTCAGACGATAAATAGTGTCGTTGAAAAGATCACGAACGGCGACCTTACCGCGACAATACCTGACCTTGGTGAAAATGAGATCGGCAGTATTGCGAAGGGAGTCGGAGTTCTCGCGCGACGGCTTACGCAGATGATCGCAAAGATCAACGAAACTGCGGCCAATGTCGGTATGGCTATCAAACAGGTCGATCATACATACCGGATCGCAAGCGAAGGGATCAGCAGTCAGGCTGCTGCAGTGAAGAACGGTATCCGCTCGATCCATCTGGCGAACAAGTCCCAGCGTGAGGTGAGCGAGAGCATCGAAAAGCTCCTGAATTTTTCGACGGAAAATGCAACGTCACTTCTTGAGATGAAGGCCACGGCCGAGGAGATGTCGTCCCAGACGCAGCGTCTTTTCCGTTCCACAGAGGATTCCTATTCCGTGGTGCTCGAGATGTCCCAGACGTCGAAGTCCATATCGGCCAATTCAGGCCAGGCACTTTCTGCCGTAGAGGACACTTCTGCCTCGGTAGAAGAGGTAGGCGCCTCAGTGCGGGAGGTGGAAGAGCACGCGATCGATTCTTCCAAGATCGCTGATAAGGTGAAGGAGATCACTTCCGGAGACGGTATGATGTCTGTGGTGAATGCCATTGAGGGCATGGAAAGTATTTCGGTCCAGGTGCAGAAATCTGCAGAGATCATCCAGCGGCTGGGAGCCAGGTCTGTTGATATTGAGAAGGTGCTCTCGGTCATCCGGGATGTTACTGAACAGACCAATCTGCTCAGCCTGAACGCTGCCATTCTTGCTGCCCAGGCAGGGGAGTATGGAAAGAGCTTCTCGGTTGTGGCAGATGAGATCCGCGCTCTTTCGGAGCGAACGGCAAGTTCGACACGTGAGATCGGCGGCATTGTAAAAACTATCCAGAAGGACATCAAGGATGCCGTGTATGCAGTGGATGATGCAAAACTGAAGGTGGATGACGGCAATACCCTTGTGGTAAAGGTCGGCGAGGCACTGCGGGAGATCCTGAATGCGTCAATACAGTCCTCGGATATGACCAAGGCGATCGAGCGGGCAACAGGGGAACAGTCACTCGGCCTGTCACAGATCACCAATGCGGTAGACGACATCAGAAAGGTGATCGTCAGTGTTACCAAGTCCACCAAGGAGCAGGAAAATGCTCTGAGTTATCTCCTTGAGGGCGTTGGGGACGTGAAAGAGGTTGCTGAGCTTTCGAAGCGCGGTGCGAGCGAGCAGGCAGAAGGGACAAGGATCATATCGAGGAACATCGAACTTGCCAATGAGAGGATAAATCAGATCAATAATAATGAGCTGAATCAGAAGAAGGTGAATGCAGAGGTCATTACTTCCATGGAGAATATCAGCAGCATCGGGGTGGTCACCATGCAGAACATGGAGGATGTATCGAATTCTCTTAAAACGCTCTTCAGGGAGATCGAAGCCCTGAAGAATGAGATGGAGACCTTCAAGGTCAGCTGA
- the phnD gene encoding phosphate/phosphite/phosphonate ABC transporter substrate-binding protein, translating to MRERLELKILTVVISLLIMGILSAGFMVLTIEKKSLYSITEASLESTATIIAQDVARTMLDGKSDVTKAMMQELKGLKSIEELAVIHFDGHNAFSTDTKTSESAVMKQLAETKKAFSVRGVKTLTYYKPLMNEDRCKTCHATDPAVLGAVKISLSIEKEYHDAVGNIILVISVTIFAAIFFSAVLWLMIRRMVIKPVKAVEDAAQKLSDGDMSFEVEIRSIDEIGRASKAIKQSLFSLSDILRRIKDITKRVNHVVKEVESESRKVVEGSVLETEAITNISSSIEEMNAAISDIADGTEGLAASAEETAASMEEMVTSIAEITNSTQDLSVAVEATSSSIEQLYATSKEVSNNSATLAGAAQETQAAIIEIAATVKEVDHRAKESAVLSEQVKRDASTFGMTSIGKTIQGMQDIKVSVEKTADYIEKLGGRSEEIGQILTVIDDITDQTTLLALNAAILAAQAGEHGKGFSVVADEIKQLADRTSISTQEIGNLIQSVQQEVSEAVDAMKDGLKSVEIGFRVTQEAADALRKIVESSTKSSEMAAAIERSTAEQAKATFLVSEAMERVLNMVGQIANAMAEQSSGIQLIKTSTEKMRDISGHVRTATNEQSLNSKQISQAIEVVSDKSQQISRAINEQKLGSNQIWSSVEKIKDIPRENKDRAFKLNQLVKELHKDAELASTEMGRLKFTGEQAVSGGVLRLGVVPIETPALMFKHFSPLADYLSRKMKRKIDLKVAVDFQGAVRDLEQGVTQFCFMGPSTYSLAHAKFGAKVLVKALNNGKPFHKAAIITRTETGINTLQDLKGRSFAFGDINSTSSHVVPRAMLFSEGIDLKDLLYYNYLGHHDDVLKAVLNGDFDAGGVKESAAIKHRDMGIKVLRMSEDIPEFNFTVAADLDAQVLGDLKAALLALREDDPETKPVLKAIYENYTGFVDAEDEDYSSIRVMMSKIGL from the coding sequence ATGCGAGAAAGGCTTGAACTGAAGATCCTCACCGTGGTGATTAGTCTGCTGATCATGGGGATCCTGTCAGCCGGTTTCATGGTGCTGACCATAGAGAAAAAGAGCCTCTACAGTATCACCGAAGCGAGTCTCGAGTCTACGGCTACCATTATTGCGCAGGACGTTGCCCGCACCATGCTTGACGGAAAGTCTGACGTTACAAAAGCGATGATGCAGGAATTGAAGGGTCTGAAAAGCATTGAGGAGCTTGCCGTCATTCATTTTGACGGTCATAATGCCTTCAGTACTGATACCAAGACCAGCGAGAGTGCGGTGATGAAACAGCTGGCAGAGACGAAAAAAGCCTTTTCCGTTCGCGGTGTCAAGACGCTGACCTATTACAAACCGCTTATGAATGAGGACCGCTGCAAGACCTGTCATGCAACAGACCCTGCCGTACTCGGTGCGGTGAAAATATCGCTCTCGATCGAAAAAGAATATCATGATGCTGTCGGGAATATTATCCTGGTTATCTCGGTAACGATCTTTGCTGCCATCTTTTTCAGTGCAGTGCTTTGGCTTATGATCAGACGGATGGTGATCAAGCCGGTCAAGGCAGTGGAAGATGCTGCCCAGAAACTGTCCGATGGAGACATGTCCTTTGAGGTCGAGATCAGGAGCATTGATGAGATCGGCAGGGCCAGCAAGGCGATCAAACAGTCCCTGTTTTCCCTGTCCGACATCCTGAGAAGGATCAAGGACATTACCAAGCGGGTGAACCATGTGGTGAAGGAAGTGGAGAGCGAGTCCAGAAAAGTTGTCGAAGGCTCGGTGCTCGAGACCGAGGCGATCACGAACATCTCGTCTTCGATCGAAGAGATGAATGCTGCCATATCAGATATTGCCGACGGCACCGAGGGCCTGGCCGCATCTGCTGAAGAAACGGCAGCATCCATGGAAGAGATGGTCACGAGCATTGCCGAGATCACGAACAGCACCCAGGACCTTTCGGTTGCCGTCGAGGCAACATCTTCATCCATAGAGCAGCTCTATGCTACGAGCAAGGAAGTGTCGAACAATTCCGCAACGCTTGCCGGTGCTGCCCAGGAGACCCAGGCAGCGATCATCGAGATCGCTGCTACGGTAAAGGAGGTCGATCACCGGGCCAAGGAGTCTGCAGTGCTTTCTGAGCAGGTGAAACGTGACGCCTCGACCTTTGGCATGACATCGATCGGCAAGACCATTCAGGGCATGCAGGACATAAAGGTATCGGTAGAGAAGACCGCTGACTATATCGAAAAGCTGGGAGGCAGATCAGAGGAGATTGGCCAGATCCTGACCGTGATCGATGATATTACGGACCAGACAACGCTCCTGGCCCTGAATGCGGCTATCCTTGCGGCGCAGGCTGGGGAGCATGGCAAGGGCTTTTCTGTTGTTGCCGACGAGATCAAGCAGCTTGCTGACCGCACGTCCATCTCAACGCAGGAGATAGGGAACCTGATACAGTCTGTGCAGCAGGAAGTGAGCGAAGCCGTTGATGCAATGAAGGATGGCCTCAAGTCGGTGGAGATCGGGTTCAGGGTGACGCAGGAGGCTGCCGATGCACTCAGAAAGATCGTGGAAAGTTCCACGAAGTCATCCGAGATGGCTGCCGCAATAGAGCGTTCTACTGCAGAGCAGGCAAAGGCAACCTTTCTTGTGTCCGAGGCAATGGAGCGGGTGCTCAACATGGTCGGCCAGATCGCCAATGCCATGGCCGAGCAGTCAAGCGGCATACAGCTCATCAAGACGTCGACGGAGAAGATGCGCGATATATCGGGTCATGTCAGGACAGCAACGAATGAACAGTCATTGAACAGCAAACAGATCTCGCAGGCGATCGAAGTTGTCTCTGACAAGAGTCAGCAGATATCGCGTGCGATCAATGAGCAGAAGCTCGGTTCGAACCAGATCTGGTCGTCAGTCGAGAAGATCAAGGACATTCCCCGGGAGAACAAGGACCGGGCATTCAAGCTGAACCAGCTGGTAAAAGAGCTGCACAAGGATGCTGAACTTGCCTCTACGGAGATGGGACGGCTGAAGTTCACCGGGGAACAGGCTGTATCCGGCGGCGTCCTGAGGCTGGGCGTAGTGCCGATCGAAACGCCGGCGCTCATGTTCAAGCACTTCAGTCCGCTTGCCGATTATCTGAGCAGAAAAATGAAGCGGAAGATAGACCTGAAGGTTGCGGTTGATTTTCAGGGGGCTGTCAGGGACCTCGAGCAGGGCGTTACCCAGTTCTGTTTTATGGGACCTTCGACGTACAGCCTTGCCCATGCGAAATTCGGTGCGAAGGTGCTTGTTAAGGCCCTCAATAACGGCAAGCCGTTCCATAAGGCAGCCATCATCACGAGAACTGAAACCGGCATTAACACCCTGCAGGACCTCAAAGGCCGTTCCTTTGCCTTTGGGGATATCAATTCGACATCCAGCCATGTGGTGCCCAGGGCAATGCTGTTTTCCGAAGGTATCGATCTTAAGGATCTGCTCTATTACAACTATCTGGGCCATCACGATGATGTTTTGAAAGCAGTGCTGAACGGCGATTTTGACGCCGGCGGTGTCAAGGAGAGTGCTGCGATAAAACATCGGGATATGGGCATCAAGGTGCTCAGGATGTCGGAGGATATCCCTGAGTTCAATTTTACGGTCGCAGCTGACCTTGACGCACAGGTCCTCGGGGATCTCAAGGCTGCACTGCTGGCACTGAGAGAAGATGACCCGGAGACCAAACCGGTGCTCAAGGCGATCTATGAGAACTACACCGGGTTTGTTGATGCAGAGGATGAGGATTACAGCAGCATACGCGTTATGATGTCAAAGATAGGTCTGTAA
- a CDS encoding purine-binding chemotaxis protein CheW: MSKFTIFNIGEDVFGLDISRVFEILRVQKIFSIPGLPGFLTGVMSVRGAVIPVMDLRLRFGVKPAGRKERIILVRYGDEKIGFLVDEIREILRLDPEDIRPSPSIFRGFKTEYLTGLGKKGEQIILLLNIDNLLTSEEKIWLKESKELLEDKGAGTGKTAQ, encoded by the coding sequence ATGTCCAAGTTCACCATATTCAACATAGGCGAGGATGTATTCGGTCTGGATATCTCCCGTGTGTTCGAGATTCTGCGGGTGCAGAAGATCTTTTCCATCCCCGGGCTCCCGGGATTTCTGACAGGGGTCATGAGCGTGCGCGGTGCGGTTATACCGGTCATGGATCTCAGGCTGAGGTTCGGAGTGAAGCCCGCAGGCAGGAAGGAAAGGATCATCCTGGTCAGGTACGGCGATGAAAAGATCGGATTCCTGGTTGATGAGATCCGGGAGATCCTGCGGCTGGACCCGGAAGATATCAGGCCTTCCCCATCCATTTTCAGGGGATTCAAGACAGAGTATCTTACCGGCCTTGGCAAGAAGGGAGAGCAGATCATCCTACTGCTCAATATCGACAATCTGCTGACATCGGAAGAGAAGATCTGGCTGAAAGAATCAAAGGAACTGCTGGAGGATAAAGGTGCAGGAACTGGAAAAACAGCTCAATAG
- a CDS encoding substrate-binding domain-containing protein produces the protein MKTNVSGTAQKGMMNKIAVFMATALLMVAGSASAGEKITVAGAGGMISLVTELAKAYMAEHRDTVIEVNQKSLESKGGIMSAADGKVAIGMASRPLKDEEKKLGISAVEIARVANVLGVNKSISLADITSENVCKIYSGRAVKWSEVGGPAEPIMALTRQDADATKEVVRKHIACFRDLKEPASVVMVSTHAEMNKILSTRPFTIGFTDTMAVEDSAGAIVSLKLDGVAPTSENVRNGKYKMIKNMNLVVKGEPRGEAKAFIDFVKGPKGTKIIEANKAVAVK, from the coding sequence ATGAAAACGAATGTGTCGGGAACTGCGCAAAAGGGAATGATGAACAAAATTGCGGTATTCATGGCTACGGCTCTGTTGATGGTTGCGGGTTCTGCTTCTGCAGGAGAGAAGATCACGGTCGCCGGGGCCGGAGGCATGATCTCCCTGGTCACGGAACTGGCCAAAGCCTATATGGCCGAGCACAGGGACACCGTGATCGAGGTGAACCAGAAATCACTTGAGTCGAAGGGCGGCATCATGTCAGCAGCAGATGGCAAGGTGGCCATAGGCATGGCTTCGCGTCCGCTCAAGGACGAAGAGAAGAAGCTCGGCATCTCGGCAGTCGAGATCGCGCGCGTGGCCAATGTGCTCGGCGTCAATAAAAGCATATCCCTGGCGGATATTACGTCAGAGAACGTCTGTAAAATATATTCCGGCAGGGCAGTGAAGTGGAGTGAAGTTGGCGGGCCGGCAGAACCGATCATGGCGCTGACGAGACAGGATGCCGATGCTACCAAAGAGGTTGTCAGAAAGCACATTGCCTGTTTCAGGGATCTGAAGGAGCCGGCCTCTGTGGTCATGGTATCGACCCATGCCGAGATGAACAAGATCCTCTCCACCAGGCCGTTTACGATCGGCTTTACTGATACCATGGCTGTTGAAGATTCAGCCGGTGCTATCGTATCCCTGAAGCTCGACGGTGTTGCACCAACTTCCGAGAATGTCAGAAACGGCAAATACAAGATGATCAAGAATATGAACCTTGTGGTGAAGGGAGAGCCGCGAGGTGAGGCAAAGGCATTCATAGACTTTGTCAAGGGACCCAAGGGTACCAAGATCATCGAGGCGAATAAGGCTGTCGCGGTCAAATGA
- a CDS encoding response regulator, with translation MKTILIVEDSATTRALIRAVIDELGEYETVEAGSGFEALKMLPQQEYDLIVTDINMPDINGLELINFVRNNPRYNHLPIVIVSTERSEEDKKRGMALGATAYVTKPFKSSELQEIIKKTLVR, from the coding sequence GTGAAAACCATTCTAATTGTTGAAGATTCAGCTACAACGAGGGCCCTGATACGGGCTGTTATTGACGAACTCGGCGAGTATGAGACGGTCGAGGCAGGTTCAGGCTTTGAGGCATTGAAAATGCTGCCTCAGCAGGAGTATGACCTGATCGTCACGGATATCAATATGCCGGACATCAACGGTCTTGAGCTTATCAATTTTGTGAGAAACAACCCCCGCTACAACCATCTCCCCATAGTCATTGTCAGCACGGAGAGGAGTGAGGAGGACAAGAAACGCGGCATGGCCCTCGGCGCCACTGCCTATGTAACAAAACCGTTCAAGTCATCTGAGCTGCAGGAAATCATCAAGAAAACGCTGGTTCGATGA
- a CDS encoding purine-binding chemotaxis protein CheW encodes MDIARIRKKAKEQEAGKRSEDRPAPPNVVIDSSVQEEVKAEIREQGVPEEDQHPGPETKNSEPPAQEASGSGTQADSNGQSDDDSLVELLTFSIGAEEFAFKVREVEEILRLQKMTKVPTMHDYVIGITSLRGKIIPVLDLKARLNLKQTGEAPEYGTEENPGGGREAKILIIEGPQGFIGATIDRVMGVVSVEKDRVIEPPAHLSEAEIKYIEGIVILEKRFISVLRAEDTMTIEIG; translated from the coding sequence ATGGATATAGCGAGAATTAGAAAAAAGGCAAAGGAGCAGGAAGCCGGGAAGCGGTCGGAAGACCGGCCTGCTCCGCCGAATGTTGTTATTGATTCTTCGGTTCAGGAAGAGGTGAAGGCAGAGATCCGGGAACAGGGTGTCCCTGAGGAAGATCAGCATCCTGGCCCTGAGACAAAAAATAGTGAACCGCCCGCGCAGGAAGCGTCCGGCAGCGGTACACAAGCCGACAGCAACGGCCAGTCGGATGATGACAGCCTGGTGGAACTTCTTACCTTCAGTATTGGCGCAGAGGAGTTTGCGTTCAAGGTCAGAGAAGTTGAAGAGATCCTCAGGCTGCAGAAGATGACAAAGGTGCCGACCATGCATGACTACGTCATCGGCATTACGTCGCTGAGAGGGAAGATCATTCCGGTCCTTGACCTGAAGGCGCGTCTGAATCTGAAACAGACAGGAGAGGCTCCGGAATACGGGACCGAAGAAAATCCCGGAGGCGGCAGAGAGGCAAAAATACTGATCATAGAAGGGCCTCAGGGGTTTATCGGCGCCACCATCGACAGGGTTATGGGAGTTGTCAGCGTTGAGAAGGACAGGGTGATCGAGCCGCCTGCGCATCTCAGCGAGGCTGAAATAAAATATATTGAAGGCATTGTCATTCTCGAAAAGCGGTTCATTTCGGTCCTTCGCGCTGAAGACACGATGACCATCGAGATCGGATAA
- a CDS encoding chemotaxis protein CheA, whose amino-acid sequence MSTSKKEFIAEAEDLLQESQRLILEIQDSVSTGINPDTINALFRAMHTLKGVSGLFGLQGISKLSHALEALMDDVRLGKVDVTDAIVSFLFKNLDILRNLVEGVSDEQGNDDVSAYLNDIENFRKGQQGEAAAAPAESVIDPAIMRVLSEYEEHRLKANIKDGKNIYLAKAVFSLDVFDTALESMTKVIKTLGELISTLPTSSNVPDGSIGFNLMFGSRRPLDELQKEIHVEIEVLSAPKVSQPVPVAAPAADSQKIQDTHLKSTSTTVRVDIEKLDRILNTIGELTLAKGAVKRIGTELIDNYGHTSLVYDVHKISQTLERRLAELQDQVLEIRMVPIGQIFARLSQIVRRYSREIGKQIDLQMYGEDTELDKFLAEEIVDPLMHLIRNAIDHGIEMPAERKAKGKTEHGTITLKAYQKGNHVVVEVKDDGSGVSIEKVRKKAIEKGLIDDDVELEDKEIINFIFAPGFSTKDVASEMSGRGVGMDVVKEKLSALGGFADIETKSNVGTTFMVTLPITLAIIKALIVRVGAEKFAVPLTSMSETLIVNHKDIQTIEWKEVIYLRGEMLPMIRVSTFFGLPGDQNDRSFAVVVGFGERKVGLLIDELFGQHEIVIKSLGEYLKKLKGFAGAAEIGKHEVILVLDVESLIDESLLKQKGAAYV is encoded by the coding sequence ATGAGCACCTCCAAGAAAGAATTCATCGCAGAAGCTGAAGATCTCCTGCAGGAATCACAGAGACTGATCCTGGAGATCCAGGACTCTGTTTCCACCGGCATCAATCCTGACACCATTAATGCCCTCTTCAGGGCAATGCATACCCTGAAGGGTGTATCCGGCCTCTTCGGGCTTCAGGGCATCTCCAAGCTCAGCCATGCCCTCGAGGCGCTTATGGACGACGTGAGGCTCGGCAAGGTCGATGTGACCGACGCTATTGTTTCGTTCCTCTTTAAAAACCTCGATATCCTCCGCAATCTTGTTGAGGGTGTCAGCGATGAGCAGGGGAATGATGACGTTTCTGCGTATCTTAATGACATTGAGAACTTCAGAAAGGGGCAGCAGGGAGAGGCTGCGGCCGCGCCGGCTGAGAGTGTTATTGATCCTGCCATCATGAGGGTGCTCTCGGAATATGAAGAGCACCGGCTTAAGGCCAATATCAAGGATGGCAAGAACATCTATCTCGCAAAGGCGGTCTTCAGTCTTGACGTCTTCGACACGGCGCTTGAGTCGATGACGAAAGTCATCAAGACCCTGGGTGAGCTTATCTCAACGCTCCCGACATCGTCGAATGTGCCTGACGGTTCCATAGGGTTTAATCTGATGTTCGGCAGCCGCCGGCCCCTTGATGAACTGCAGAAGGAGATCCATGTCGAGATAGAGGTGCTGTCCGCTCCGAAGGTCTCGCAGCCGGTGCCTGTTGCAGCGCCTGCCGCAGACAGCCAGAAGATACAGGATACACACCTCAAAAGCACATCAACAACGGTCCGCGTTGACATCGAGAAGCTTGACCGTATCCTCAATACCATCGGCGAGCTGACACTTGCCAAAGGTGCAGTGAAAAGGATCGGTACGGAACTCATCGATAATTATGGCCACACATCCCTTGTCTATGATGTCCACAAGATATCCCAGACCCTGGAGCGGAGATTGGCTGAACTTCAGGACCAGGTCCTTGAAATACGCATGGTCCCCATCGGCCAGATCTTTGCGAGGCTCTCGCAGATCGTCAGGCGGTACTCGCGCGAGATCGGCAAACAGATAGACCTTCAGATGTATGGAGAAGATACGGAATTGGACAAATTCCTGGCTGAAGAGATCGTTGATCCGCTCATGCACCTGATCAGAAATGCCATTGATCACGGGATCGAGATGCCTGCAGAACGGAAGGCAAAGGGAAAGACGGAGCATGGGACCATTACCCTGAAGGCATATCAGAAGGGCAACCATGTTGTTGTCGAGGTCAAGGACGACGGCAGCGGCGTGAGCATCGAGAAGGTGCGGAAAAAGGCGATCGAAAAAGGGCTCATCGATGACGATGTTGAACTCGAGGATAAGGAGATCATCAATTTCATCTTTGCACCGGGGTTCAGCACAAAGGACGTTGCAAGCGAGATGTCCGGCAGGGGTGTGGGTATGGATGTGGTGAAGGAAAAGCTCTCGGCACTGGGCGGTTTTGCCGATATTGAAACAAAGTCCAATGTCGGCACGACCTTTATGGTGACGCTGCCGATAACCCTTGCCATCATCAAGGCGCTGATCGTGAGGGTAGGAGCAGAGAAGTTTGCCGTACCGCTTACGTCCATGTCCGAGACACTGATCGTGAACCATAAGGATATCCAGACGATCGAATGGAAAGAGGTCATTTATCTGAGGGGCGAGATGCTGCCGATGATACGGGTCAGCACGTTTTTCGGGCTCCCGGGCGATCAGAATGATCGCTCTTTTGCCGTGGTCGTGGGCTTCGGAGAACGGAAGGTCGGACTTCTGATCGACGAGCTTTTCGGTCAGCACGAGATTGTCATCAAGAGCCTTGGTGAATATCTGAAAAAACTGAAGGGTTTTGCCGGCGCTGCAGAGATCGGCAAGCACGAGGTGATCCTTGTCCTTGATGTTGAGTCGCTGATCGACGAATCCCTTTTGAAGCAGAAGGGGGCTGCCTATGTATGA
- the tadA gene encoding Flp pilus assembly complex ATPase component TadA: MYEKFYGLTARPFTKTPDPKFLFLSRSHEEALARLQYAVEEKELILLTGDVGCGKTTLTRALMDILGESYKIVTIINPVLTPAQFLRALAKRLDIDIPSVYKSDLLDAIYEKVYQEYEAGTSIVIIIDEAQLIPSKDTFEEIRLLTNFQLDNTNLLSLILVGQTDLRKRLNHKSYIPLKQRIGLYYHLGPIGQDEIREYVQHRLRTSGRENLLFTDEALKLLHTYSEGVPRLINSIATSALLDGFAHEAVIIDAAFIDAAAREMSLHGYSEN, encoded by the coding sequence ATGTATGAGAAATTTTACGGACTGACTGCGCGGCCGTTCACCAAGACGCCTGACCCGAAGTTCCTCTTTCTGAGCAGAAGCCACGAGGAGGCTCTGGCGAGGCTCCAGTATGCAGTTGAAGAGAAGGAACTCATCCTGCTGACCGGCGACGTGGGCTGCGGCAAGACAACGCTCACCAGGGCTCTTATGGACATCCTTGGCGAAAGTTACAAGATCGTGACGATCATCAATCCGGTGCTTACGCCTGCCCAGTTCCTGCGTGCCCTCGCAAAGCGGCTCGATATTGATATCCCTTCTGTGTACAAATCCGATCTGCTCGATGCGATCTATGAAAAAGTATACCAGGAGTATGAGGCGGGCACCTCTATTGTCATCATCATCGACGAGGCCCAGCTTATCCCCAGCAAGGACACGTTTGAGGAGATCAGACTGCTGACGAATTTCCAGCTTGACAACACGAATCTTCTCAGTCTTATCCTTGTGGGGCAGACCGATCTCAGGAAAAGGCTGAACCATAAGTCCTATATTCCGCTGAAGCAGCGTATAGGACTCTATTACCATCTCGGACCTATCGGACAGGATGAGATACGGGAGTATGTTCAGCACAGGCTGAGGACCTCAGGAAGAGAGAATCTGCTGTTTACTGATGAAGCTCTGAAGCTTCTTCACACCTATTCTGAAGGGGTGCCGCGGCTGATCAACAGTATTGCCACTTCTGCGCTGCTGGACGGTTTTGCACATGAAGCGGTCATTATAGACGCTGCGTTCATTGATGCGGCTGCCCGGGAAATGAGTCTGCATGGATATAGCGAGAATTAG